Part of the Musa acuminata AAA Group cultivar baxijiao chromosome BXJ2-7, Cavendish_Baxijiao_AAA, whole genome shotgun sequence genome is shown below.
ATTACAGGGAGCAAACTACTTTGAGATTGATCTCGATATACATCGCTTTAGCTATATATCAAGAAAGGGGCTTGAATCATTTCGAGAACGTCTTAAACATGGGATCCTTGATTTGGGTCTGACAATCCAGGTAATAATATTAAATGCATATTCACAGAGATTAGAAACATCTATGTCTGGTTTGACTTTACTTTTCTTGCAAGACTTTTTAATGACACACTAGTCTTgcctcaacttttaacttgtctatGCCATGAAGGATTTCTTGATTTAGTGATCAGCTGCTTTGGAGTTTCTTGATATAAACTTCAGCAatctaacacaatgtgatttggaTATGCCATGCTTAGACACAATTACATAGGTGAATATAAGTGCCACAAGAGAAACATGCGTTGAGCTTAATCCAGAGCCCCAAATAGCATCTCTGATTTGCTTGAGGTGGCTCTTTGTTATGTCATTACTACTAGATCTCGAGTGTCAATGGTCAAACACCATATGTAGAAACTTTTGTGCAAGCTACTCCTTATATGATAGAACTGGCAAAACCAATCGGACCGATAAGCTATTGGTAGACAGGATAATGCCTATCATTCGAtatcattataaaaataaaaataaaaattaaataccaATTAGTACTGATCATTATGGTCTAATATCAATATCGGCATTTGGTAAGGGCTAATAAATACTTGCCGATACGTTCGGACCGGTATTTGAAACCTTGCATAAGAGTACTGGAAAGATCATCTTAAAACCATGAATTGGTGATCACCATCCAAGTCTTTGAAGACATCCATATCATAGGATTGGTGGTTGGTCAACACTCAACAGTTGTGTTGTCACATCCAAATCTAGGAGAGAACATTGCCTAGGGAGATGATTGCATACTAATTTTGTGGTTCACATAACTTCAAATCTTTTGATCAAAGTCAATCAAGGAAACCAAGAGGCAGGTGCTATGTTGGAACTCTTGGTGAGGCATGATGTTGAACTAAAATGGAATGATTTCAAGACCCAGCAGTCCAGTGCAGGAAACTGCACTGTGAAGAGGATCCTAACCGTAAAATTTCAGTTTGATCGAAAAAATTAAGATCATAGTTTCATGTAATCTGGAAATTGAACTTATCCGTTCGGTATTCTCATTCTTCTACTATGATGAACTAACTACATCTAAAACAATGCAGGCACAGAAGCCGGAGGAGCTCCCGGAGCAGATCCTTTGTTGTCTGAGACTAAACAAGATTGATTTCGTCAATCATGGACAGATTCCAACCATCGTCGCGCTCGATGATGATCGATCCAGATCCATTTGATCACATGGAATGTGCTAGTGCAAAACAAAGTAGTTTTCTCTTTTAGTAAAGACTGCAACCTATATGTAATCCCTCTTTACCTAACTCTCAATAAACCAATAAATACTTTGAGAActccattattttttttttctttcttccagcGTACTTTTACATGTGAGAAGTTGATAACCAGCCATTAATAAGCCTACATGAATTATGCATACTGTATAATAGAACAATAAATGGTAAATAATAAATCAAAGAAAAGAACACAAAGCCAGCTTTGAGTCTCATTGAAACGGTTCTTtgctttttttgttgttgtttttgtgGTTGTGGTTAAAAGAGCCAATCAGCTATATTGATGTACCAAAATACTGTCGACGGCGTATATATATTTCAGCAAAGCCTGTTGTTTACTTACCAAAGTATAAAAAATATCTCGAGTTCGCGATAGTATTTTGAATCTTCAGGGTTGACACCACTCTTCTTTTCAGAATTTGCATCAGTGCATTTGGAAATTTGGAATTAGTCCCAATGTGACAGCATAAATAGAGAACTTTGTCTGGATATTTACAGCCCTATGTTTCTTCAAGAAACTGTTTGATGGTCAGACCATCTCAAACAGGACAAACTGTTAGCTATATATGTGTCACAAGTCTTGAGCTCATATTGCATAACCAACAAAAGGAATGCTTTTATAGTGGACCAGACAGGAAGAGATCAAACCTCACAAACCATCCAATGCAATGGCTGAGCATTGCTGCCTCTATTCGATCATGCCTTTATGAAGATATACAGAGTGATCACAGAAACAGGACACAGAACCATATTCAAGTTGGCACTTTGTTTGTTTGCAAGTACTTGTTCAGTACCAAAGACTGCCATCTTCCATTTACAGATATCTTGAAATCCGAGAAGGATAACTTGTCTTAGGCTAACGATTTCAAAGTTGTGAATACAATATGATCCACAACTGCAAAATTTAGACCATTGGCAAAATAATGCTTGATTTCTCTGTTGAACATCCAGCATACATGATCATTTACATCCAAAGTGGATGGAAATTGAACTAATCCCATCAATGCACAAAGGAATCATGGCTCTATATATTGATTATTACAAAAAATTGGCTCCATTCGAGCCTTTGCAATTGGATTCACATCCAAAAAATTGATTTGTCTCATCATATTTGGAACTTTTTGAACAGAAAAGCTTTGATTCCTGCCAGCAACCAAGTTCGTTGAATCAGATACCACAATAGGTGCAATTCATCAGCAGGTAGTAGACTTTGTTAACTGACTTAATTTTCTCTCACTAGTCGCATGGAACCTGATGTAGCAGCTTATCCATTATATCAGATATCACTGTTGGGATCAGCCAGACATTAATCCTTTTATGTCTGGAAAGATGCTGGTCACATAATTTTCTTGATCCAAGGTGTTTGTTTTGCTTCAGTATGTTCCTACTCCAATAAAAAGAACCCACCCTGGCTCTCTATTTTACTTGCTTTCTCCCTGCCATTGTAAACCAGCCAATCAGAACCAATTTCATTCTGTAGAAACATAAAACTGAATGAAGAGTCTAAAGGAAACATTTCTTATGCCTTACATGACAATTAATTAAACTGAGACTAAAATTATAAGCATAGCAAAATCCAATTAACTGAACTACAAGAATACTATGTCAAAATATCAGGTGCAATGCTGAAATGGCACCAGTAGTAGATTGTGTAAATTTCATAAGACTTTAACAGATCATCAACTTTCTCAAGTGTTATtcaattattcttttattttttagatcaAGGATGTTTTGGCAACAGATATGTGGTCAATCTAGGATTATTAATAATAACAATTGAGAGAAAAAACTCGATGTGTTATAAAAGCTGTAACAAGAGCAAGGATTCTACTCGAGCTATTGACGAGGCATATAATAACACTCCTTTCGGAAGCACataactttaactgattactaaTGCCTATATTAGCCAAGAAAAAACAATCTGAGGTTCAAGAGATTAAGGCTTGTTCTAATTCACTTCCTCTCCGCataaatactataaatttgcacaaGAGATGTTGAAAAATGGGATCTCTATATACCTCTTTGGAACCATGATCTCCTAATTGCTTGACGCATGTGGCGTTCATGCTTCTGTAAAAGCTCATCAACCTTGTGAGATTCAGACAATAAAGGTCCTGAAAACTCAATTCTGTCTTGATCATGGAAACCCTGAAATTTATCAAGAAAAGCTAAGTTACGAGTCAAGACAATGCAGTGTAAAACATAAAACCTGCCAAACAATTTGTACCAAGTTGTTATGCCGCATTGACAATGGATCTCCCTTATATAGGGCTCCTGAAAACTCCTGAGAACAGTATACGTCAGAAGGGTCAAGTGAGTCTGGATGTTCTAACTGTGTCCACCTTTTCAGCATTGCACGTTTTGCCAACTCATGGGGCACATGGCTTTTTGAAACATGCACATCACCATTTTCTTGTCCCTTGAACTCATGcttacttttaacattttcaataCAGGATGGATCTCTTtcataagagagatggctttttgaGCTACACCTACTGCCAGATCTACCAGATGCATGACCTTCTCCCTGCATTTTTGCCCATGCAAAGCCGCTAGAAGCAGAAACACATAAAGGCCCTGATAAAGCAAAATCCTCCTGGGAGTTGCACACACTGTGACCTTCATTTGGATGTTTGATCAATGGCAATGGCTGGAGATCTACAAACAATCCAGTTTCACCATCTACTCTCAAACAATCTTTCTTTACATTGCCACTACTGGTTACAGCATTGATCTGTGACTcctgaaaaataaaaacaaacacaAGACAAAAAAAACATGTATTCTCCCAAAATTAAAATCCATCATAACTTTTTCTCCTCCATCAACTTCTAAAAGATTTTGCGAGCGTGAAAGAAGCAAATTACCTCTTTGCTGTCTGTTATCCTACTGAGCCCACCTGCTGCCCGCGAAGCTCTATTTGCTCTCAATGGTCTTCTTGTGGCTTCCGATCCTCGGCCTCTACTAGCACCTCTTATCCTGAAGCGACAAAAACTATCAAAATTGACTGCAGAATAACTAGATGCCATATGCTTCAATATATAGGTCTCCTTTAGAATATCAGGTCTTAGAACATAAGAGTAGATCCTCCAAGAACCTTAAAAAGCTTAAAAATCAGTTAATGACTGAAACGGATACCATCTTTTTATAATCAACAGAAAGAAacagtttgattttttttatggctTCGTGTTAACATGAAAAAAAATCTTCTGTTTTTGCAAGTTTGCATGGGCATTAACAATTTTGTGAAGAAGCATATGTCATAAAATTTTTTCTTAGCACCTTAAGAAAATATGCAGAGAAACATGACATTTAGGATAACTTTGTAGATTCTTCTACATCTAATTGACAACCATAGCTGGCTAGAGTTACCTGCGAGTCTCATCACGACTCTTTGCATCTATCTCTTTGGTGGGTGGGTATTTTGACAAACTTGAGGGCTCACAAGCATAAGGCTTTGTTCTGAAATACTGAAAAAACACATAGAGGAAACATAAAATGTAAAGACAAGTTAAATtgcaaaaggtgaaatatagttATCATGAATATGAATGTTTTTAGAAAAGAAAGGTGTATCCACTTAGAGAAAGTCTATGATAGggttcctagagatttattatggtaggttttagaaaaaaaaggtatatctattaattacattaatgttattaaagatatatatgatgatatagCTACTAGTGTTGGAACTATAGGGAGTGTGTCTAGTGAGTTGCCTTTTAGCATAGGATTGCATCAATGATCCGTATTAAATTTAtaccttttcacattgataatggataaATTTACGAGTCATTGACATGATATGTCTCTTTAGTGtatgttatttgttgatgatattgttttagttAATGAGAGTCTAggtggaattaattataaacttgagctatgaAGAAAATtcttagaaactaaaggttttagattaaataaaactaaaactgaatatatgagatgcaattttagtaaatctaagaacatacaagagaatatagttaagttggatggaTAAAAAGTTCCTTTAAGTAAAAGCCTTAGGTATCTTGAATTAAttattcaacaaaatggagagatCAATGAAGATATTCTTCATAGAATAACAACATAATGGTTAAAATGGCGAGAAGCATCAGGAGTCTTATATGATCATCATGtatctttgagattaaaagaaaattttataaaatgattGTGAGACCAATAATAATTTATAGATCTAAATGTTGGGTAATTAAGAAACATGTACAAAAAATTTGTGTTgtcgagatgagaatgttgagatggatgcgcaaagttactaggaaagatataaaaagaaatacttttatttgtgaacaactaGATATCGTTTTAATAGATGATGAAATGAGAGAAAATTGTTTAAGATGGTATTGGCATGATTaatgagagaaaatcatttaagatttgACCTCTGAATACGATAGTcaaaagaggtgaaatgattaatatCCGTGATACAatgagaggtagaggaagacctaaacgaattttaatagaaactataaataaagatttaagtactctaaTCTTAACTGAGCATATGGCTTTATATAAATTTCAATAGCGATAACAGATCCATGTAACTGACTCCAAATAGCTGGGACTTACAgctttgttgctgttgttgttattgtatgaATATAAATGCTTTTAATGACACAATTTTCATTTGACAGATAAACTACCAACTTAAGGAGTTTCCAGAACATGTATATGTAGAATATGTTGTGGGACCACCATACAAAAATTTGATGTCTTGAATGACCTAAAATGAAGGGCAACTTCCAATTGTTTTGTATATATGTTATTCTTAATTTATGATACACAAGAACTTTACAGATTCTTTTTATATTGCAGCCTAGATCCTAAGCAGGTTGTCTCTGATGGTTAACCACCTGTTCCTTTGTTATTTCCTTTTTACACTTAGTTATTTAGCTATGACAGAGAATCTTGGTCTCAAACATCTACATGATACATGTAATTTGGAATTGCTAATTTTGTGTTTTTCTATACACTCCATATTACGATCTTAGTTACTGGTTTTGCATTTTTCTTTTCAACCCAAATAAagctaaaaaaggaaagaaatctaTTGACAAAGAAATGAAGACGAAAAACATTCCACAGAAGGAGCTAACAGCAAATGATGGAAGGGCTATGTTTCTCAAAAGAATTCAATTTTAAGAACTTTTAAGGCATATACTCACCTCTGCTTCAAGAGAACTGGTGGCAGAACCACGCTTATAAGGTTCAATAGACAGAAAAGTTTCTAACAAGCTAATGGCACTTCCTGGTAAACTTTTGAATGTCTCCTGGAGAATATTTTCGTAAGGATGATGAGGTCTGAAGATCGTAGCATGGGCCAACGTGGACTTATTCCAGTACTCATCCGGAGGGGAACCGCAAAGTTTAAAGATTTTGTGTAATTGTTCAACCTGAAAGACATACATCTTCAACTGAGAAAAACAAGACATAAATCTTCCATAACTTAGAGAGTAAATGATTAGACATTTACCAtaaaaataaatgagaaaaatactTCAAATCAACAAGCTGCAAGTGAGAAATGAGTATATCCCACAAATGACAGGTATGAAATGTTCTGCACATTTCCAGATATTCTAATGACAATGAATCTTCTATCAACAGACATTTTCACTAGCGTGTAACATCATATGGTCAACATACTTCTGAGATGAGGAACTAACATATGCTGATCGTTCTGAATGAGACACAGAATGATATCTTTGTATGCATATGTTAGTTGAAACTGAAGACGTGCAGCTGTACTAGTCACTCGTGTCTGAGGCTACTGACATTATATGTTAATTTCTTCACATATGCATGTGTAATGGATTCTGGTGTATAATCTTACAGAAAAGAGGATTTGGCACTGTTTGTGCAATATGCAATTAGGAGATCTTTAGAAAAGAGACTTGTTTGTTGCTTGGCTCAAGCAATAACTCCTAAGCTGCTGTTCTAACACATTTATCAGCTCTTGGTCCACCCAAAATTtcattattcaaaataaaactcAAAAGAGACTAGTGCCCTCAAGGCTGCCATTTTGAGATGACATCTAGGAAGCAGTTTCAAAAGACCTCTTAACACAAGCCAGCCAACTTTTCTTAGACCCATTAAGAAAAAAATTGGTAACATATAACAATTCCAGATGTCTTCCACACGCATCTACACAAATATATATTTGAGGCTTTATAACCAGTTAAGACCTAATACCACAATCTCATACCTCATGACTTTCTGAAGGGGATGCATGAAGAGTCAGCCAGTATGTTACACATAACATGAACAACACTGCCAGTTCAACCCTACCTCCAGAAAAATTAAAGGCACTTATAGTAGACAACCATAAACTCTGTTACCAGAGGTCTCTGTTGCTCTTCAGGACTGTTGTTATATCTGGAGTTTAACACCACAAAGAACGAAAGAAAGAACATACACTGATGATATTTGTGAAGAGATGAAGATACACTAGAAAAAAAGAACTTTAGACTAAGACCaaaaataaacaagaaatatttaCATTCACGAACAATTAGGTGTATCTTCTATAGAAGACAAGATGACCATTTAAATGGTATGACATGTATAAAGGAAGGATTTGGATGACCTAGACAAGAAGAATCAATGAATATTGATAGCATGAGAAGAGGTAGAGGGAGacataaaaagaaaaggaaattttGTTACTCTTAGCTTGACTAGTGAGATTCTGCTACGTTGATATCAATGGTAGAAAAAAAATAGTTGAGATATTATGTCTTCTTGTAGTCTAGCAGTAGGATTTGAGAAGGATTTGACATTAAAGAAGACTCAAGTAAAAATAAGTTAATCTCCCCATTGACATTTTTGGTATAATTAACTTTCCACAAGCATACAAGGAAAAAGGAAGTTTCATTCTAAAATGTTCCTCCCAGCTACCGACCTCTCTAATATTACATGTTCACTTTCTAcatgca
Proteins encoded:
- the LOC135617960 gene encoding protein IMPAIRED IN BABA-INDUCED STERILITY 1-like, with the protein product MGCVSSKNAVSVTPAVDSSGFLRDHRERSGPILACSLRHQTGQGTERGYPERKVELDSLESKEYEKPNSDSTRLQSFRLGNLHKHIEGEQVAAGWPSWLSVVAGEAIHGWVPLKADSFEKLEKIGQGTYSSVFRARDLDTGKIVALKKVRFDNFEPESVRFMAREIKILRRLDHPNIVKLEGLITSQLSCSLYLVFEYMEHDLSGLSSSPDIKFSESQIKCYMQQMLSGLEHCHLRGIIHRDIKGANILVNNEGVLKIADFGLANFFSHGHKQRLTGRVVTLWYRPPELLLGSTDYEETVDLWSVGCVFAEMFIGRPILQGRTEVEQLHKIFKLCGSPPDEYWNKSTLAHATIFRPHHPYENILQETFKSLPGSAISLLETFLSIEPYKRGSATSSLEAEYFRTKPYACEPSSLSKYPPTKEIDAKSRDETRRIRGASRGRGSEATRRPLRANRASRAAGGLSRITDSKEESQINAVTSSGNVKKDCLRVDGETGLFVDLQPLPLIKHPNEGHSVCNSQEDFALSGPLCVSASSGFAWAKMQGEGHASGRSGSRCSSKSHLSYERDPSCIENVKSKHEFKGQENGDVHVSKSHVPHELAKRAMLKRWTQLEHPDSLDPSDVYCSQEFSGALYKGDPLSMRHNNLGFHDQDRIEFSGPLLSESHKVDELLQKHERHMRQAIRRSWFQRGRKQVK